Proteins co-encoded in one Nonomuraea helvata genomic window:
- a CDS encoding TIGR04282 family arsenosugar biosynthesis glycosyltransferase, translating into MSPSRTAQIMIIAKEPVAGRVKTRLTPPFSAEQAAALAEAALRDSLRAVSATPAAQRLLALDGLPGSWLPAGFAVIPQRGSSLDERLAAAFSDAYRLRPGPVVLIGMDTPQVTPALLGEAVAALGRHDAVYGPATDGGFWLLGLRRPDPALLLGVPMSHPETGKLQLDRLDRAGLSVHVLPELTDVDTAADAATVAGQAPGSHFAATLARLGR; encoded by the coding sequence ATGTCCCCCAGCCGTACGGCGCAAATCATGATCATCGCCAAGGAACCGGTGGCCGGGCGGGTCAAGACCCGGTTGACCCCGCCGTTCAGCGCCGAGCAGGCCGCCGCACTCGCCGAGGCAGCCCTCCGCGACAGCCTGCGCGCCGTGTCCGCCACGCCCGCCGCTCAGCGGCTGCTCGCTCTGGACGGGCTGCCGGGCAGCTGGCTGCCCGCCGGATTCGCGGTGATCCCCCAGCGCGGCTCCAGCCTGGACGAACGCCTCGCGGCCGCCTTCTCGGACGCCTACCGGCTCCGGCCGGGCCCCGTCGTGCTGATCGGCATGGACACCCCGCAGGTGACTCCCGCCCTGCTCGGCGAGGCGGTCGCTGCGCTGGGGCGGCACGATGCGGTCTACGGCCCGGCGACCGACGGCGGCTTCTGGCTGCTCGGCCTGCGCCGGCCGGACCCGGCGCTGCTGCTGGGCGTGCCGATGTCGCATCCGGAGACCGGCAAGCTCCAGCTCGACCGGCTGGACCGGGCGGGCCTGAGTGTCCATGTGCTGCCCGAACTGACCGACGTCGACACCGCGGCCGACGCCGCCACCGTGGCGGGCCAGGCACCGGGCTCCCACTTCGCCGCCACGCTGGCGAGGCTGGGCCGATGA
- a CDS encoding glycosyltransferase 87 family protein, which translates to MKVIVVLVGLAVVLTRTVAGAPGIGWYLLAWALFAVAVWLARRTPDRQLAVLVVVGGIVMVTTGLSAPPSSSTDSFRYAWDGRVQAAGISPYDHPPADPALAGLREGWLFPSGCEARDLWPLPDGGCTRINRPTVPTIYPPVAQGYFLLVHWLSPDGARHKVLQLGGWVMAIVVLLVLCRWNVRTAACWAWCPAVPIEAVNNAHVDMLAVLLVVLAMRSAQARGALLGAAVAAKLLPAAALPGALSGVLANGVEWRRAFKVLVPAALVVALAYLPYVLVSRASVVGYLPGYLQEERYGSPADGNRYALLRLVMPDSWAPYAMIVLLVLIALYFLRYGEPERPWRGALVVSGSLLLLLTPGYSWYALLVVALAAMDGRWEWLGVALAGGVAYVAGPTARAGPATAFYTAAALAVLVGWAVRRSRETAAVRR; encoded by the coding sequence GTGAAGGTGATCGTCGTGCTCGTGGGCCTGGCCGTCGTCCTGACACGGACGGTGGCCGGAGCGCCCGGTATAGGCTGGTACCTGCTCGCCTGGGCGCTGTTCGCGGTGGCGGTGTGGCTGGCGCGGCGGACGCCGGACAGGCAGCTGGCCGTCCTGGTCGTCGTCGGCGGCATCGTGATGGTCACGACCGGGCTGTCGGCGCCGCCGAGCAGCAGCACCGACTCTTTCCGGTACGCCTGGGACGGCCGGGTCCAGGCCGCGGGCATCTCCCCGTACGACCACCCGCCGGCCGACCCGGCACTCGCCGGCCTGCGCGAAGGCTGGCTCTTCCCCTCGGGGTGCGAGGCACGTGACCTCTGGCCGCTCCCGGACGGAGGGTGTACCAGGATCAACCGCCCCACCGTGCCCACCATCTACCCGCCGGTCGCCCAGGGCTACTTCCTCCTGGTCCACTGGCTCTCGCCGGACGGCGCCCGGCACAAGGTCCTGCAGCTCGGCGGCTGGGTGATGGCCATCGTCGTGCTGCTCGTCCTGTGCAGGTGGAACGTCCGGACGGCCGCCTGCTGGGCATGGTGCCCCGCCGTCCCCATCGAGGCCGTGAACAACGCGCATGTCGACATGCTCGCCGTGCTGCTGGTCGTACTCGCCATGCGCTCCGCACAAGCCCGCGGGGCGCTGCTCGGCGCGGCCGTGGCGGCCAAGCTGCTGCCCGCCGCGGCGCTGCCCGGCGCGCTGTCGGGAGTCCTGGCGAACGGCGTGGAATGGCGGCGCGCCTTCAAGGTCCTTGTGCCAGCCGCGCTGGTCGTGGCGCTCGCCTATCTGCCGTACGTGCTGGTGTCCCGGGCGTCCGTCGTGGGTTACCTGCCGGGCTACCTCCAGGAGGAGCGCTACGGGAGCCCCGCCGACGGCAACCGCTATGCCCTCTTACGGCTGGTGATGCCGGACTCCTGGGCGCCCTACGCCATGATCGTGCTGCTCGTCCTGATCGCTCTCTACTTCCTGCGGTACGGCGAGCCCGAACGGCCGTGGCGCGGCGCGCTCGTCGTCAGCGGGTCGCTGCTGCTGCTCCTCACGCCGGGCTACTCCTGGTACGCGCTGCTGGTCGTCGCGCTGGCCGCGATGGACGGCCGGTGGGAGTGGTTGGGGGTGGCCCTGGCGGGCGGTGTCGCCTATGTCGCCGGCCCGACGGCGCGTGCCGGCCCCGCGACCGCCTTCTACACCGCGGCGGCGCTGGCCGTGCTGGTCGGCTGGGCCGTACGCCGTTCTCGGGAGACAGCCGCCGTACGCCGGTGA
- a CDS encoding HIT family protein, producing MDHKPATVGHVLVIPRMHMAGLADADDAVGTAIWRTARQVSAALRASGLPCEGVRLSLTDGEAAGQDVFHLHLHVVPRYPGDGVVVTADWKRRSRELLDQDAALIREALA from the coding sequence CTGGATCACAAGCCCGCCACCGTCGGTCACGTCCTGGTGATCCCGCGCATGCACATGGCCGGGCTGGCGGACGCCGACGACGCGGTCGGCACGGCGATCTGGCGGACGGCACGGCAGGTGTCGGCCGCGTTGCGGGCGTCGGGGCTCCCTTGTGAGGGGGTGCGGCTGTCACTGACCGACGGGGAGGCCGCCGGGCAGGATGTGTTCCACCTCCACCTGCACGTGGTGCCGCGTTATCCGGGGGACGGCGTCGTGGTGACCGCTGACTGGAAGAGGCGCTCGCGGGAGCTACTCGACCAGGACGCGGCGCTGATCCGGGAGGCTCTTGCGTGA
- a CDS encoding class I SAM-dependent methyltransferase, producing MMGQLYADALGGAITELEYVDGRRVALEAARWFDLIDGDEALLERCASPTLDIGSGPGRLTVALTRRGVRALGIDITPRAVALTRRAGGFALLRDVFDEVPGSGQWTTALLADGNIGIGGHPEALLRRVRQLVRPGGTVLAEVASPDTRSRVDRVRLRIGSRAEDWFGWATVSMSDIERLAHASGFPEVERWTAHGRWLACLS from the coding sequence ATGATGGGGCAGCTGTACGCCGACGCGCTCGGCGGAGCGATCACCGAGCTCGAATACGTGGACGGCAGGCGCGTCGCGCTGGAGGCCGCGCGCTGGTTCGACCTGATCGACGGCGACGAGGCGCTGCTGGAGCGGTGCGCCAGCCCCACGCTCGACATCGGCTCCGGACCGGGCCGGCTCACGGTCGCGCTGACCCGTCGCGGCGTGCGAGCGCTCGGCATCGACATCACTCCTCGCGCCGTCGCCCTGACCCGCAGGGCGGGCGGGTTCGCCCTGCTCCGGGACGTCTTCGACGAGGTGCCGGGCAGCGGCCAATGGACGACGGCGCTGCTGGCCGACGGCAACATCGGCATCGGCGGCCATCCTGAGGCGCTGCTGCGCCGGGTCAGGCAGCTCGTCCGGCCGGGCGGCACGGTCCTGGCCGAGGTCGCGTCGCCGGACACGAGAAGCCGGGTGGACCGGGTGCGGCTGCGTATCGGCTCTCGCGCCGAAGACTGGTTCGGCTGGGCGACCGTGTCGATGAGTGACATCGAGCGCCTCGCCCACGCCTCCGGGTTCCCGGAGGTGGAGCGCTGGACGGCACACGGCCGCTGGCTGGCCTGCCTGAGCTAG